From a region of the Spelaeicoccus albus genome:
- a CDS encoding tripartite tricarboxylate transporter TctB family protein: MENKRQALGGLIACGLLAVVTVGYLVMALGLPSGPENSTDLGAGTYPVWVGILLAALTLTMAVQSILQLKRAAPGRVATKRQSSDGRRTLVTLVGSVLLTAAYVAAFEPVGFIIATTLYLAVFAMIFRGRKPAGARDFLMPLVFGIVTSFALNALFVYLLGVLLPLGLFGF, translated from the coding sequence TTGGAAAATAAGCGTCAAGCCCTCGGAGGCCTCATTGCCTGCGGACTGCTGGCCGTCGTCACGGTCGGCTACCTCGTCATGGCATTGGGCCTGCCGAGCGGCCCGGAAAACAGTACGGACCTCGGGGCGGGCACGTACCCCGTCTGGGTCGGCATTCTGCTGGCCGCTTTGACGTTGACGATGGCCGTCCAATCCATCCTGCAGCTGAAGCGGGCCGCCCCGGGCCGGGTCGCGACGAAGCGACAAAGCAGTGACGGACGACGAACACTTGTCACGCTCGTTGGTTCGGTCCTGCTCACGGCCGCGTACGTTGCGGCATTCGAACCGGTCGGATTCATCATTGCGACGACGCTCTATCTCGCAGTGTTCGCAATGATCTTCCGCGGACGTAAGCCCGCCGGCGCCCGCGACTTCCTGATGCCTCTCGTATTCGGCATTGTCACGTCGTTCGCGCTCAACGCCCTCTTCGTTTATCTGCTCGGTGTCTTGCTGCCTCTTGGACTCTTCGGGTTCTGA
- a CDS encoding sodium:solute symporter family protein — MSGDAIIAIIIFAAAMVATVGVGLWSGRGREKSMTEWSISGRGLGVIFILLLMAGETYTSFSFLGTAGWSYEYGVPILYLIAYLSVGLVVAYLVAPLLWTYASRHDLVCISDFAEHRFKSRPLGILVAVLATIFLIPYIQVQIQGMGAVVNAMSYGAIDLNAAAIISFIVAEAFILVSGLRGSAWVSVLKDGLVILSVVFLAVYVPLHYFDGIGEFVTKMVAEKPEWLTFPGHGPGTFGSTWFISTIVLNAVTIVIFPTTVAGYLSSKSPNTLRRNSIILPWYQLLLIVPMVIGCVALFVVPALKDSDLALYSVVVDSLPAPIVAVIGVAGALSAIVPMSVFMLSIGTMWGRTILGGGMRGPAKTEAQDARQKQIAQLVCLLVGVLALAGSLFLPGALVNLSVLSYEGLAQLVPVVLLSLYWPRMSKVAGASGLIVGSIAMVVLHYTGHDPLWGINGGLIALALNLIVVIAVTAAKPDPRSRAASARATAEVN; from the coding sequence ATGAGCGGCGACGCAATAATTGCCATAATCATCTTTGCAGCGGCCATGGTCGCAACAGTCGGCGTCGGGCTCTGGTCCGGACGCGGACGCGAGAAATCGATGACGGAATGGTCGATTTCCGGGCGCGGCCTCGGCGTGATCTTCATCCTGCTGCTGATGGCCGGCGAAACGTATACGAGTTTTTCCTTCCTGGGCACGGCCGGCTGGTCGTACGAATACGGCGTCCCGATCCTCTACCTGATCGCCTATTTGAGCGTCGGACTGGTCGTGGCGTACCTGGTGGCACCGCTCTTGTGGACATACGCCTCCCGGCACGACCTCGTATGCATCTCCGACTTCGCCGAACACCGATTCAAATCCCGCCCGCTGGGCATCCTGGTCGCCGTGCTGGCCACGATCTTCCTGATCCCGTACATCCAGGTGCAGATCCAAGGCATGGGCGCGGTCGTCAACGCCATGTCGTACGGAGCGATCGACCTGAACGCGGCAGCAATCATTTCGTTCATCGTGGCCGAAGCGTTCATCTTGGTGTCGGGCCTGCGCGGGTCTGCCTGGGTCAGCGTGCTCAAGGACGGCCTCGTGATCTTGTCGGTCGTGTTCCTGGCGGTCTACGTGCCGCTGCACTACTTCGACGGCATTGGCGAATTCGTCACGAAAATGGTCGCCGAGAAGCCCGAATGGCTCACATTCCCCGGCCACGGCCCCGGCACCTTCGGGTCGACTTGGTTCATTTCGACGATCGTGCTGAACGCCGTCACCATCGTCATCTTCCCGACGACCGTCGCCGGATACTTGAGTTCGAAGTCGCCGAACACGCTGCGCCGCAACTCGATCATCCTGCCGTGGTACCAGCTGCTGCTCATCGTGCCCATGGTGATCGGTTGTGTGGCGCTGTTCGTCGTTCCGGCGTTGAAGGATTCCGATTTGGCGCTGTACAGCGTCGTCGTCGATTCCCTGCCGGCGCCGATCGTGGCGGTCATCGGAGTGGCCGGCGCGTTGTCCGCGATCGTGCCGATGAGCGTGTTCATGCTGTCGATCGGCACGATGTGGGGTCGGACCATCCTCGGCGGCGGGATGCGCGGGCCGGCAAAGACTGAGGCTCAGGATGCGCGGCAAAAGCAGATCGCGCAGCTCGTGTGCCTGCTGGTCGGCGTCCTGGCATTGGCCGGAAGCCTGTTCTTGCCCGGCGCGCTCGTCAACTTGTCCGTGCTGTCGTACGAGGGCCTGGCGCAGCTGGTCCCGGTCGTGCTGCTCAGCCTCTACTGGCCGCGCATGAGCAAGGTGGCCGGAGCGTCCGGACTCATCGTCGGCTCCATCGCCATGGTCGTTTTGCATTACACGGGGCACGACCCGCTCTGGGGCATCAACGGCGGGCTGATCGCGCTGGCTCTGAACTTGATAGTCGTCATTGCGGTGACCGCGGCCAAGCCCGATCCGCGCTCCCGTGCAGCGTCCGCGCGGGCGACGGCGGAGGTGAACTGA
- a CDS encoding AbrB family transcriptional regulator, translating into MTSATSLTTARWALLLAATAMICGVLIPLHVPAPELFGGLVAAGALALFGRAPERFPRPLLIGAQATLGVLIGNILKASTLRAAAADWFPIVVISVITLGATMAAGVLLGFRNGVTHLTGILALAAGGASAVTSISRELGADERVVAVVQFLRLAIVTISMPIVVLGIFRNTETAVGAGANQVPWYLAIVFLVICAAAGIPLGRLARLPAGALLGPMVISAVLSIAGLSFAGRPPGLVVAVAFGIIGCQAGLRFTGKALRELSRILPLALTLILGVIVLCAVLGVVLSRLTGVSMLEGYLATTPGGIYAVLAFAASTHSDVTFVAAVQVLRVCIMLVALPALAKVLSRRRPPGSSPG; encoded by the coding sequence TTGACGTCTGCCACCTCCTTGACTACGGCACGCTGGGCACTGCTTTTGGCCGCAACGGCCATGATCTGCGGCGTACTGATTCCGCTCCATGTCCCGGCGCCGGAGCTCTTCGGCGGTCTTGTGGCGGCGGGCGCGTTAGCGCTATTCGGCCGGGCGCCGGAGAGGTTTCCGAGACCACTCCTCATCGGCGCGCAAGCGACCCTCGGCGTGTTGATCGGCAACATCCTGAAAGCATCCACGCTTCGGGCCGCCGCGGCCGACTGGTTTCCCATCGTCGTCATCAGCGTGATCACCCTCGGGGCAACCATGGCGGCCGGCGTTTTGTTGGGATTCCGCAACGGCGTCACTCATTTGACCGGAATCTTGGCGCTCGCTGCGGGTGGCGCGTCGGCAGTCACCTCGATCAGCCGCGAACTCGGTGCCGATGAACGCGTGGTCGCTGTCGTCCAGTTCCTCCGGCTGGCGATCGTCACCATCAGCATGCCGATCGTCGTTCTCGGAATCTTTCGCAATACCGAGACCGCGGTGGGGGCCGGCGCCAACCAGGTGCCCTGGTATCTTGCAATTGTCTTCCTCGTCATTTGCGCCGCGGCGGGGATTCCATTGGGGCGGCTGGCACGGCTTCCCGCAGGTGCACTTCTCGGGCCGATGGTCATTTCCGCGGTGCTATCGATCGCCGGTTTGTCGTTTGCCGGTCGGCCGCCGGGCCTGGTGGTTGCCGTGGCGTTCGGCATCATCGGCTGCCAGGCCGGTCTCCGATTTACCGGCAAGGCACTGCGGGAATTATCGCGGATCCTTCCGCTGGCTCTTACCTTGATCCTGGGAGTCATAGTGCTGTGCGCAGTACTCGGAGTCGTGTTGTCGCGCTTGACCGGGGTCTCGATGCTGGAGGGATATCTGGCGACCACCCCGGGCGGAATCTATGCGGTATTGGCGTTCGCGGCGTCAACGCATTCGGATGTCACGTTCGTAGCTGCAGTTCAGGTCCTCCGCGTGTGCATCATGCTGGTGGCGCTGCCGGCGCTGGCCAAAGTACTCTCACGTCGGCGACCACCAGGCTCCTCTCCCGGTTGA
- a CDS encoding tripartite tricarboxylate transporter permease yields the protein MESLTQLGIGFANLFTDPINLVFIVVGVFLGTVAGLLPGLGPSTAIALLLPVAMSLDPTHALVMMVSLYLGAEYGGRIAAILLNIPGDPGALMTTLDGYPMAQQGRASTALAISAVASFIGSILAVIGLVFLATPMASVGLAFGPNVYFAVVVMALLLSGTLVGGSVVKGCIAIILGLIVATVGTDLQTGTPRFTFGLSGFLEGIDPIIPIIGVFGIGEVFWNLRSRGSEKTHSVSVKKFVPPRWSELREISWTSLRGSILGFIAGVLPGSGSTLASFFSYSLEKRISKTPEKFGTGTPKGLAAPESANNASVGGSLVPMLTLGIPGSGTTAVLLAYLTMYGLDPGPGFFTKHASMAWAIIASLFISAAVGLVLNLPLAPVFARILEIPRIYLFPAIMVLAFIAAFSLNNSVFDVGLVLVFGLVGYLMRMVNMSPALLVIGVVLGTMLERNLRQGWVLANGSITDMLFQPLVLVFLAIGVLAVVLDLIAKGRRKKKAVVTSPADEEAPRH from the coding sequence ATGGAATCCCTCACACAGCTCGGAATCGGGTTCGCCAACCTCTTCACCGACCCCATCAACCTCGTATTCATAGTGGTCGGCGTGTTTCTCGGGACTGTTGCCGGGCTCTTGCCCGGACTCGGCCCGTCGACCGCAATCGCGCTGCTCCTGCCGGTGGCGATGTCTCTCGATCCCACTCACGCCCTCGTGATGATGGTCTCCTTGTATTTGGGCGCGGAATACGGCGGCCGTATCGCAGCCATCTTGCTCAACATTCCCGGCGACCCGGGCGCGCTGATGACAACCCTTGACGGCTATCCGATGGCCCAGCAAGGCCGGGCCAGTACGGCATTGGCGATCTCGGCAGTCGCCTCATTCATTGGAAGCATCCTGGCCGTCATCGGACTGGTATTTCTCGCCACGCCCATGGCCAGCGTCGGACTCGCTTTTGGTCCCAACGTCTACTTCGCCGTCGTCGTCATGGCGCTGCTGCTCAGCGGAACGCTCGTCGGCGGTTCGGTCGTCAAAGGCTGCATCGCCATCATCCTGGGGCTCATCGTTGCGACGGTCGGCACCGATCTGCAGACCGGCACCCCGCGGTTCACGTTCGGCCTGTCCGGATTCCTCGAAGGCATCGACCCGATCATCCCGATCATCGGCGTGTTCGGTATCGGCGAAGTGTTTTGGAATCTTCGAAGCCGAGGCTCCGAGAAGACCCACAGTGTGTCGGTCAAGAAATTCGTGCCGCCGCGCTGGTCGGAACTACGCGAAATCTCGTGGACGTCGCTGCGCGGTTCCATTCTCGGTTTTATTGCCGGCGTGCTTCCGGGCTCGGGATCCACCCTCGCTTCGTTTTTTTCCTATTCTCTGGAAAAGCGCATCTCGAAAACGCCGGAGAAGTTCGGTACCGGCACACCGAAGGGGCTCGCCGCCCCCGAATCGGCGAACAATGCATCGGTCGGCGGCTCACTCGTCCCCATGCTGACCCTAGGAATTCCGGGTTCGGGGACCACAGCCGTTCTCTTGGCGTATCTCACCATGTATGGCCTCGATCCGGGACCGGGGTTCTTCACCAAACATGCCAGCATGGCGTGGGCCATCATCGCGTCGCTCTTCATCAGCGCCGCCGTCGGGCTTGTCCTCAACCTGCCGTTGGCGCCCGTCTTCGCACGAATACTCGAGATTCCGCGCATTTACCTCTTCCCCGCGATCATGGTGCTGGCATTCATCGCGGCATTCAGCTTGAACAACTCCGTCTTCGACGTCGGACTGGTCCTGGTGTTCGGACTCGTCGGCTACTTGATGCGGATGGTCAATATGTCGCCGGCACTTCTGGTCATCGGCGTCGTCCTCGGCACGATGCTCGAACGAAACCTGCGCCAAGGTTGGGTGCTCGCCAACGGAAGCATCACCGACATGCTGTTCCAGCCACTCGTGCTCGTCTTCCTCGCCATCGGCGTGCTGGCCGTCGTCCTCGACCTGATCGCCAAGGGCCGCCGAAAGAAGAAGGCAGTCGTGACGTCGCCCGCTGACGAAGAAGCTCCGCGTCATTAG
- a CDS encoding DUF3311 domain-containing protein has protein sequence MINDDQSPKPGEPARPAENGGAPGEPASGKLEHAFAHIRPKRPALWLLVIPTILYLLTPVVANSIHPILLGMPFIVFYTVVVTVLTWAIIWLTARIDPIYRAGAVEPVPADIAFGEAPAEDKEAGR, from the coding sequence ATGATCAACGACGACCAGTCGCCAAAGCCGGGCGAGCCGGCGCGCCCGGCCGAGAACGGCGGCGCTCCCGGCGAACCAGCTTCCGGCAAGCTCGAGCACGCCTTCGCCCACATCCGCCCGAAGCGTCCGGCACTCTGGCTCTTGGTGATCCCCACGATCCTCTACCTGCTCACGCCGGTCGTGGCCAATAGCATTCACCCGATTCTGTTGGGCATGCCGTTCATCGTGTTCTACACGGTCGTCGTCACGGTGTTGACCTGGGCGATCATTTGGCTGACCGCGCGAATCGACCCGATTTACCGGGCCGGCGCCGTCGAACCGGTCCCCGCGGACATCGCCTTCGGTGAAGCGCCGGCCGAGGACAAGGAGGCCGGTCGATGA
- a CDS encoding C45 family autoproteolytic acyltransferase/hydolase — MAELPLPLIQLTGTPAEIGGRLGERTSGAVAESIAWYRRQFQDAGGLSSADLARLGGGFREQTAAWHPRIAAALDALADGAGVDVADVYAINARTELMSASPLPPVDGCTAAAVTEGAGAKRHLLLGQNWDWGVDVPDTTVLLATRDERGHGVVTLAEPGMLAKTGLNDAGVGLTVNILRTGADAPAAGVPYHVRLRAVLEQRDFDGARRAAEAGPCAASINMMVAHGGRAVDLEVTPDGVHAIDPDGGLLVHTNHCVIESAADDVGPLTMPSTTARQSRAQHILDGKRGAITAGDLRAVFTDHDGGIDRICRHAGADPRVAPGDKTVYSVVMDLDDRTFAVARGPVCENPHVERTLTELLP, encoded by the coding sequence ATGGCTGAGCTGCCGTTGCCGCTCATTCAACTGACCGGCACTCCCGCCGAGATCGGCGGCCGGCTGGGCGAACGGACGTCGGGCGCGGTGGCCGAGTCGATCGCCTGGTATCGGCGCCAATTTCAGGACGCCGGCGGGCTGAGTTCCGCCGACCTGGCTCGGCTCGGCGGCGGGTTCCGTGAGCAGACCGCGGCCTGGCATCCGCGGATCGCCGCGGCACTCGACGCGCTCGCGGACGGCGCCGGGGTCGACGTCGCCGACGTGTACGCCATCAATGCGCGCACCGAGCTGATGTCGGCAAGTCCGCTGCCGCCGGTGGACGGATGCACTGCCGCGGCAGTGACGGAGGGCGCCGGCGCGAAGAGACATCTGCTGCTTGGGCAGAACTGGGACTGGGGCGTCGACGTCCCCGATACGACAGTGCTGCTGGCCACGCGCGATGAACGCGGCCATGGCGTCGTCACGCTGGCCGAGCCGGGCATGTTGGCCAAGACCGGACTGAACGATGCCGGCGTCGGGCTGACCGTGAACATTCTGCGCACCGGCGCGGACGCCCCCGCCGCCGGCGTCCCCTACCATGTGCGGCTCCGGGCCGTGCTCGAACAGCGCGACTTCGACGGTGCTCGGAGAGCGGCCGAGGCCGGGCCGTGCGCGGCAAGCATCAATATGATGGTCGCGCACGGCGGGCGGGCCGTGGATCTCGAGGTGACGCCGGACGGCGTGCACGCGATCGACCCGGACGGCGGGCTCCTGGTGCATACCAACCATTGCGTGATCGAGTCGGCCGCGGACGACGTCGGGCCGCTCACGATGCCCTCGACGACAGCCCGGCAGTCGAGGGCGCAGCACATCCTCGACGGCAAGCGCGGCGCGATCACGGCCGGCGACCTGCGGGCGGTGTTCACCGATCATGACGGCGGCATCGACCGCATCTGCCGGCACGCCGGAGCCGATCCGAGGGTGGCGCCCGGCGACAAAACCGTCTACAGCGTGGTGATGGATCTTGATGACCGCACCTTCGCGGTGGCGCGGGGGCCGGTTTGCGAAAATCCACACGTCGAGCGGACGTTGACCGAGCTGCTGCCGTGA
- a CDS encoding tripartite tricarboxylate transporter substrate binding protein has translation MIAAGSPGGGLDTATRTLQSGFKATDIDANFKVENIGGGGGNPARAALLKRPNDGYSVVVESDRIYLSPLMNTTKMQVKDFTPLASLTSDYEVWVVKSGSKFKTAKDVLKAAKKNPKSVSFGVGTTPSDDQFNILLPAMHSGIKDISALNVVAFKEGGDLNTELLGGHVEVASTGLSEAITLAESGKFKILAVAAPKRVGSAKNVPTWKEQGLDVVIPHWRGVFGPANMPKEAVTWWKDSIKKATATDEFAKKTKNLDLTVDFVPGDKFLKNVIEPGRKDAKQIIKKLGIGK, from the coding sequence ATGATCGCGGCCGGCTCACCGGGCGGAGGTTTGGACACGGCAACCCGAACTCTCCAGTCGGGATTCAAAGCCACGGACATCGACGCGAATTTCAAGGTTGAGAACATCGGCGGGGGCGGAGGAAACCCGGCCCGGGCCGCATTGCTGAAGCGCCCGAACGACGGCTATTCGGTCGTCGTCGAATCGGACCGGATCTATTTGTCGCCGCTGATGAATACGACGAAGATGCAGGTCAAGGATTTCACGCCGCTCGCGAGCCTGACCAGTGACTACGAAGTGTGGGTGGTCAAGTCCGGCTCGAAGTTCAAAACCGCGAAAGATGTCCTCAAAGCAGCCAAGAAGAACCCAAAGTCGGTGTCATTCGGCGTTGGCACGACACCGTCCGACGATCAATTCAATATCCTGTTGCCGGCCATGCATTCGGGTATCAAGGACATTTCGGCGTTAAACGTCGTCGCTTTCAAGGAGGGCGGCGATTTGAATACCGAGCTGCTGGGCGGACACGTCGAAGTCGCCTCGACCGGTCTGTCCGAGGCGATCACTCTTGCCGAATCCGGCAAGTTCAAGATCCTCGCTGTTGCAGCCCCGAAACGCGTCGGGAGCGCAAAAAACGTGCCCACCTGGAAAGAGCAGGGGCTCGACGTCGTCATTCCGCATTGGCGCGGGGTTTTCGGGCCGGCGAATATGCCAAAAGAAGCAGTCACCTGGTGGAAAGATTCCATCAAGAAAGCCACCGCAACCGATGAGTTCGCCAAGAAGACCAAGAACCTCGACCTCACGGTGGATTTCGTGCCCGGCGACAAATTCTTGAAGAATGTGATCGAGCCCGGACGCAAAGATGCCAAACAAATCATTAAGAAGCTCGGCATTGGAAAATAA
- a CDS encoding ArsA family ATPase, with protein MLLTLARRRKFLFVGGKGGSGKTSVSSALALARAAEGARVLLVSTDPAHSLGYVWDRKLTDTVVRVFDESGSVDAIEVDPDATIERHFDAVRRTMLQILPERLQGAATRHLDVAKTAPGSHEAAMLERIAEVIEQAGNYDLVVFDTAPSGHTLRLLALPERLFGWTESLLASRKRSESFAAAARGIAGTTDETSDADGRLRRTLHARRERFAMMSTVIADHSATAFAVVTLAENLSVAETIDITGRLQELGIDVGSVVVNRRSPADAGQVLADQRQREAGYIRRLVENLDDVPITELPLVTKDLTGTEALRELAGHVGDCR; from the coding sequence ATGCTGTTGACTCTTGCGCGCCGCCGAAAATTCTTGTTTGTCGGTGGTAAGGGCGGCAGCGGCAAGACATCGGTGTCCTCGGCATTGGCATTGGCCCGTGCGGCCGAAGGCGCCCGGGTCCTGCTGGTGTCAACCGATCCGGCGCACAGCTTGGGGTATGTCTGGGACCGGAAGCTGACCGATACCGTCGTGCGCGTGTTTGACGAGTCCGGGTCCGTCGACGCCATCGAGGTCGACCCGGACGCCACCATCGAACGCCATTTCGACGCCGTACGTCGGACAATGCTGCAAATTCTTCCCGAACGACTACAAGGCGCTGCGACCCGGCATCTGGATGTCGCGAAAACGGCTCCGGGCAGCCATGAAGCCGCAATGCTCGAACGCATCGCCGAGGTCATCGAGCAGGCCGGCAATTACGATCTGGTGGTTTTCGACACTGCGCCGAGCGGGCACACGCTGCGCTTGTTGGCATTGCCGGAACGGCTCTTCGGCTGGACCGAATCTTTGCTGGCCAGCCGAAAGCGCTCGGAGAGTTTTGCCGCGGCCGCTCGCGGTATCGCCGGCACAACGGATGAGACGTCGGACGCGGATGGGCGGCTGCGCCGCACGCTGCATGCCCGGCGTGAGCGGTTCGCGATGATGAGCACGGTCATCGCCGATCACTCGGCGACGGCGTTCGCCGTCGTGACGCTGGCGGAGAACTTGTCCGTTGCCGAGACGATCGACATCACCGGTCGGCTTCAAGAGTTGGGTATCGACGTGGGATCGGTCGTGGTCAATCGGCGCTCGCCGGCCGATGCCGGACAGGTCCTGGCTGATCAACGGCAGCGTGAAGCGGGATATATACGGCGGCTCGTCGAGAATTTGGACGACGTGCCGATCACGGAACTCCCGCTCGTGACCAAGGATCTGACCGGCACCGAGGCATTACGCGAGTTGGCGGGGCATGTGGGCGATTGCCGTTAG
- a CDS encoding cory-CC-star protein, which translates to MAAARRRRDTMRRRWKAFSKGLHEFYIGPYRQTFLREKRDEDDMFMIAVLGEALGVPDPAAYYTAELMPAVWEDFHDWHRRIGIPRSPLDHIACC; encoded by the coding sequence ATGGCGGCAGCACGTCGGCGCCGGGACACGATGCGCCGTCGGTGGAAAGCGTTCAGCAAGGGACTGCACGAGTTCTACATCGGTCCGTATCGGCAGACCTTCTTGCGGGAAAAACGCGATGAGGACGATATGTTCATGATCGCGGTGTTGGGGGAGGCGCTCGGCGTGCCGGACCCGGCGGCCTATTACACGGCGGAATTGATGCCTGCCGTGTGGGAGGACTTCCACGACTGGCACCGGCGGATCGGCATTCCGCGCTCGCCGTTGGACCACATTGCATGCTGTTGA